In Porphyromonas cangingivalis, a genomic segment contains:
- a CDS encoding transglutaminase domain-containing protein, whose protein sequence is MKHSLIRYSILWVFVMMVVTSCQTKEESLFPADIMSRSREDLRQKFEDLAIANPLDSLTDRKLTEDERDAMDFLYAYMITPDILDYSVDFHLQNVRQTLRAREEMPWGKSVPSLLFRHFVLPLRANNEALDETRIVLYEELKEVVAGKDMREAVLALNHWCHKYVTYAPSDGRTSSPLATMRNALGRCGEESTFTVAILRTMGIPARQVYTPRWAHTDDNHAWVEAWVDGKWHYLGACEPAPKLDMAWFDAPVLRAMLLHTKAFGKYKGAEEALSEHPTYTEINVTSNYVPTALAKVKVVDAEGHPVAGVPVTFRLYNYAELYPLVTRTTDSDGMASTELGLGDIVIVAGTSPDNMGILHYTVTAQSEVKELTLRPYTEWDESLHFRLVPPAEQKPQAFTDTLAIEACTRQMVSNDSIRNAYTRTFPTLEDADALATELSITTKEGQDLLRFVLVESRGNQDVIRTFLKEAPAEKRLQALYLLRSLSDKDLHDVTLPVLKEAIQETYTDREMRDPNIISLRVDREHLRPMAGVLRQALSTIIADNGGEELWATLSRTDKVRAIVSKVEGFRVDTKYNPIRQPLNPSTVWQLGMGDRTSLNVLLIRLLRTARIPALWDPAPNKAVYYDEAGKKVIIPFFETAEEDKPVSAHCVLDLSYEQSGYLKHPKYGNNFTIGFIDGEGHMDTYGFDFSEPYHTLKGEELIYANNFISSGTRLADGTVLYNMSKVHCGEVTPLVFDQDTTQVSVIGGMDPERKYFDLKAGEEKTILSTTGRGYFVLIVGQAHHEPTDHILRDMQVLFSGEVPQIPVIALTRKGTRPTEAMQALLSQASWGEDTQNVAEMLRTGCQIDGSVTLPVVAVCDTFGRILYINQGYTIGVGVRIAGIVSGIKE, encoded by the coding sequence ATGAAACACAGCCTTATCCGCTACTCTATCCTTTGGGTCTTTGTCATGATGGTCGTGACCTCATGTCAGACAAAGGAGGAGAGCCTCTTCCCTGCGGACATCATGAGTCGGAGTAGGGAGGATCTCAGACAGAAATTTGAAGACTTGGCGATCGCCAATCCTCTCGACAGCCTCACTGATCGCAAGCTTACCGAAGATGAGCGAGATGCGATGGACTTTCTCTACGCTTATATGATCACGCCGGACATCTTGGACTACTCTGTCGACTTTCACTTGCAAAACGTGAGACAGACACTCAGAGCTCGTGAGGAGATGCCTTGGGGGAAGAGTGTCCCAAGCCTCCTTTTCAGACACTTTGTCCTTCCTCTCCGTGCCAATAACGAAGCCCTCGACGAGACTCGTATTGTCCTTTATGAAGAACTCAAAGAGGTTGTTGCCGGCAAGGATATGCGAGAAGCAGTCTTGGCGCTCAATCACTGGTGTCACAAGTATGTCACCTATGCTCCGAGTGATGGTCGTACATCTTCGCCCCTTGCGACAATGCGTAATGCCCTCGGGCGTTGTGGTGAGGAGAGTACGTTCACCGTCGCCATCCTCCGTACCATGGGGATACCTGCCCGTCAGGTCTATACCCCCAGGTGGGCACATACCGATGACAACCATGCCTGGGTCGAGGCCTGGGTCGATGGTAAGTGGCACTATCTCGGTGCTTGCGAGCCCGCTCCGAAGTTGGATATGGCTTGGTTCGATGCTCCGGTGTTGAGAGCGATGTTGCTACACACCAAGGCTTTCGGTAAGTACAAGGGGGCAGAAGAGGCTCTCAGCGAACATCCTACCTATACGGAAATCAACGTGACTTCCAACTACGTGCCCACCGCCCTTGCGAAAGTAAAGGTTGTCGATGCCGAAGGCCATCCTGTGGCCGGTGTGCCTGTGACATTCAGGCTGTACAACTATGCGGAGCTCTATCCTCTCGTCACCCGTACGACAGATAGCGATGGCATGGCTTCGACAGAACTTGGTCTCGGCGACATTGTCATTGTGGCAGGTACATCTCCCGACAACATGGGTATCCTCCACTATACCGTTACTGCACAGAGTGAGGTCAAGGAGCTTACCCTTCGTCCCTATACCGAATGGGATGAGAGCCTCCACTTCAGACTTGTACCTCCTGCCGAACAGAAGCCTCAAGCCTTCACGGACACCCTTGCCATCGAAGCCTGCACACGTCAGATGGTCAGCAACGACAGTATTCGTAATGCTTATACCAGGACTTTCCCGACGCTCGAAGATGCCGATGCACTTGCGACAGAACTATCCATAACGACCAAAGAGGGACAAGATCTGCTTCGTTTCGTCCTTGTCGAGAGCCGTGGCAATCAAGATGTCATCCGAACGTTCTTGAAAGAAGCCCCTGCAGAGAAGAGACTCCAAGCCCTCTATCTCCTTCGCTCCCTCAGCGATAAAGACCTTCACGATGTGACCCTCCCGGTCCTTAAAGAAGCGATCCAAGAGACTTACACCGATAGAGAGATGCGCGATCCCAATATCATCTCCCTTCGTGTCGATAGAGAGCACCTCCGCCCTATGGCAGGAGTACTACGTCAGGCCCTCTCGACTATCATCGCAGACAACGGTGGCGAAGAGCTGTGGGCTACTCTCTCTCGTACCGATAAGGTGCGTGCGATCGTGAGTAAGGTCGAAGGATTTAGGGTAGATACCAAGTACAATCCTATCCGTCAGCCCCTCAATCCTTCTACCGTATGGCAGCTTGGCATGGGCGACCGTACGAGCCTCAATGTCCTTCTCATCCGTCTCCTGCGTACGGCACGCATCCCGGCGCTTTGGGATCCTGCGCCCAACAAGGCCGTTTACTATGACGAAGCAGGTAAGAAGGTCATCATCCCATTCTTCGAAACTGCCGAAGAGGACAAGCCCGTCTCAGCTCACTGTGTTCTCGACCTGAGTTATGAGCAAAGTGGTTATCTCAAGCATCCGAAATATGGTAACAACTTCACCATCGGGTTCATCGATGGTGAAGGCCACATGGATACTTACGGCTTCGACTTCTCGGAGCCTTATCACACGCTGAAGGGTGAAGAACTTATCTATGCAAACAACTTCATCTCCAGCGGTACACGCCTTGCCGACGGCACTGTCCTCTACAATATGAGCAAAGTACACTGCGGAGAAGTCACACCTCTCGTCTTCGATCAAGATACGACACAAGTCAGTGTGATCGGAGGCATGGATCCTGAGAGGAAGTACTTCGATCTCAAAGCAGGCGAAGAGAAGACCATCCTAAGCACTACGGGCAGAGGTTACTTCGTCCTCATCGTCGGACAAGCTCACCACGAGCCTACGGATCATATCCTCAGAGACATGCAAGTGCTCTTCAGCGGCGAAGTCCCACAGATCCCAGTCATTGCCCTCACACGTAAGGGTACTCGTCCTACCGAAGCCATGCAGGCTCTTCTGTCCCAAGCATCGTGGGGAGAAGACACTCAAAACGTAGCCGAAATGCTCCGCACGGGTTGCCAAATCGACGGCTCGGTCACCCTCCCCGTCGTGGCTGTCTGCGACACCTTTGGACGCATCTTGTACATCAATCAAGGCTACACCATCGGTGTCGGCGTCCGCATCGCAGGTATCGTCTCCGGCATCAAGGAGTAA
- a CDS encoding ATP-binding protein — protein sequence MNQNIYRICLTGGPCAGKTTVLVKIIERFTDRGFLVYTLPEVPTLFMNASANFLTEDKTYFYNIEKSILKFQIQMENTFYELARTVDKPVIIIADRGTMDISAYMDRNMWQAMLDELSLPEVTLRDARYDAVIHMVTAANGAEEFYTTENNAARHEGLELAREIDSRILNAWTGHQNLRVVDNNTDFDAKIGQCLATIASIVGDQAVGKSRHKYHITVEGEIPYGTETDIYEYELNTDAPGGMKVRKRGTVGNYVYFLTYFSESVDGKLVEVERLISPDDFITYLRQATSQEPVHKKRRSFIWSKQSFNIDRYISPTREYDTLHVLMGNDEGDLKLPHFVKVIKQVF from the coding sequence ATGAATCAGAATATATATCGTATTTGCCTTACGGGAGGACCTTGTGCCGGAAAGACTACGGTGCTTGTCAAGATCATCGAGAGATTTACCGACAGAGGATTCCTTGTGTACACGCTACCGGAGGTGCCGACCCTCTTCATGAATGCTTCGGCAAACTTTCTGACCGAAGACAAGACGTACTTCTACAACATTGAGAAGTCGATATTGAAGTTCCAGATACAGATGGAAAATACCTTCTACGAGTTGGCTCGCACGGTGGACAAACCCGTGATCATCATCGCCGACAGAGGGACGATGGACATCTCGGCCTACATGGATCGCAATATGTGGCAGGCGATGTTGGACGAACTTTCGCTCCCCGAGGTCACACTTCGTGATGCACGCTACGATGCAGTGATCCACATGGTGACAGCAGCTAATGGTGCGGAGGAGTTTTACACGACCGAAAACAATGCTGCGCGTCACGAGGGATTGGAGCTTGCACGAGAGATCGACAGCCGTATATTGAACGCTTGGACGGGACATCAGAACCTCCGTGTCGTGGACAACAATACCGACTTCGATGCCAAGATCGGGCAGTGTCTGGCTACCATCGCTTCGATCGTGGGCGATCAAGCCGTGGGTAAGTCTCGACATAAATACCACATCACCGTGGAGGGAGAGATCCCATATGGTACAGAGACCGATATCTATGAATATGAACTCAATACCGATGCTCCCGGTGGCATGAAGGTCCGCAAGCGTGGTACCGTGGGTAACTACGTCTACTTCCTCACTTACTTCTCAGAGAGTGTCGATGGCAAGCTCGTGGAGGTGGAGCGACTCATCTCCCCCGATGACTTCATCACTTATCTGAGACAAGCAACATCGCAGGAGCCCGTACATAAGAAGCGTAGGAGCTTCATTTGGTCGAAACAGTCGTTCAACATCGACCGTTATATTTCTCCCACTCGGGAGTACGATACGCTACATGTCCTCATGGGCAATGATGAGGGAGATCTGAAGTTGCCCCACTTCGTGAAGGTGATCAAGCAAGTATTTTAA
- a CDS encoding tetratricopeptide repeat protein produces the protein MKKLLWMIALLGLVIGQVSAQKSDMRHIDSLLSRSKHTEALRFAMNILSERPDDMALRHKVGDILAEVGDARGATREYEQVLIDFEPKEVIERKLALQQYRLGKYYDALGYLRSIFARGDTTFVDCDLAGRIFNQIFEPDSAIIYQREAVRLVPGSANNVIRLATNFQVLELPDSVLLYTSAYLNHDSTNITVRGIRGLQYYNINKIDSAYLDFKVLYEQGDLSPNTLYYYGLCLKEKRQFREAAKVFLLGDTVTQGKNAWILLELGHLAKQKIIHPTPATEYYRKAEAAIKPDSALFMRVQQELAFSLFTENKLSESVKHWELVLENAPKHPQATYAMGMIYGKMKNAKQEKRYYERFLKLVANDPRISKEYDGLIEAVKERLQTLKEKEFMERK, from the coding sequence ATGAAGAAGTTATTGTGGATGATTGCCCTGCTGGGGCTTGTCATCGGTCAAGTATCGGCTCAAAAGAGCGACATGAGGCATATCGACTCTCTGCTGTCGAGGTCGAAACATACGGAAGCTCTGAGATTTGCGATGAACATACTCTCCGAGAGACCCGATGACATGGCACTGAGGCACAAGGTGGGAGATATACTTGCGGAAGTGGGTGATGCCCGAGGGGCAACGAGAGAGTACGAGCAGGTACTGATCGACTTCGAGCCTAAGGAAGTCATCGAACGAAAGCTGGCACTCCAGCAGTATCGTCTCGGAAAATACTATGATGCCTTGGGGTATCTGCGCTCGATCTTCGCTCGTGGTGACACCACCTTCGTGGACTGTGACTTGGCGGGAAGGATATTCAACCAAATCTTTGAGCCTGACTCTGCGATCATCTACCAGCGAGAGGCTGTCCGACTCGTACCGGGCAGTGCGAACAATGTCATCCGCCTGGCGACCAATTTCCAAGTCCTTGAACTCCCCGATTCTGTCCTCCTCTACACCTCGGCTTACCTGAACCACGACTCCACAAACATCACCGTGCGTGGAATAAGAGGGCTCCAGTACTACAACATCAACAAGATCGATTCGGCGTACCTGGACTTCAAGGTCTTGTACGAGCAGGGCGACCTCAGCCCGAACACTCTGTACTACTATGGCCTATGTCTGAAGGAAAAACGCCAGTTCAGAGAGGCTGCAAAAGTCTTCCTCCTCGGCGACACCGTGACTCAGGGCAAAAACGCATGGATACTCCTGGAACTGGGACACCTGGCCAAACAAAAGATCATCCACCCTACCCCTGCCACAGAATACTACCGCAAGGCGGAAGCGGCCATCAAGCCGGACTCTGCACTCTTCATGCGTGTACAGCAAGAGCTGGCATTTTCGCTCTTTACGGAAAACAAACTCTCCGAAAGTGTCAAACACTGGGAACTCGTCCTTGAAAATGCCCCCAAGCATCCTCAAGCCACCTACGCCATGGGGATGATCTACGGCAAGATGAAAAACGCAAAGCAGGAGAAGCGGTACTACGAACGTTTCCTCAAACTTGTCGCAAACGACCCTCGCATCAGCAAGGAATACGACGGACTCATCGAAGCGGTCAAGGAACGGCTCCAGACCTTGAAAGAAAAGGAGTTCATGGAGCGAAAATAA